In Mastacembelus armatus chromosome 22, fMasArm1.2, whole genome shotgun sequence, a genomic segment contains:
- the lrit3b gene encoding leucine-rich repeat, immunoglobulin-like domain and transmembrane domain-containing protein 3b encodes MSVHKTCVLINPNFSPYSFVFNNRLVRCSDPGISAVPLNVPADIVKLRLEKTLISRVPRAAFYNLSELRFLWLTYNTIKFIHPSSFVNLKALKELRLDGNLLTSFPWEGLRDMPRLQTLSLHNNCLSSLPAHAALFLPNITYMDLSSNKLTILPAELLDLWFPLLGQQERPVQRIILGLHDNPWLCDCQISMVMSLTMSLGSPVVLMDQMLMCSRSLGQSGMLLTKAELSHCMRPSIQPAVTRVISPLGSNVILRCDATGYPTPTLTWIKTSAYTDCCQHHTLGNSEQLPRNMESIMQESPRVGVRWSIISLNGLSYKDAGEYRCQARNMAGISEAPIKLKVVGVTRLSHLPKKKFQKIPPKPSPKYRKTKIQLQYTSL; translated from the exons ATGAGTGTACACAAAACCTGTGTATTGATCAATCCCAACTTCAGTCCTTACAGCTTTGTGTTTAACAACAGGTTGGTTCGCTGCAGTGACCCTGGAATCTCAGCTGTTCCCCTTAATGTCCCAGCTGACATAGTCAAACTGCGTCTGGAGAAGACCTTGATCTCCAGGGTGCCTCGGGCAGCCTTTTACAACCTTTCAGAGCTGCGGTTCTTGTGGCTGACCTACAACACTATCAAATTCATTCATCCCAGCAGCTTCGTCAATCTGAAGGCCCTGAAAGAGCTGCGCCTGGATGGGAACCTTTTGACATCCTTCCCCTGGGAGGGTCTCAGGGACATGCCCCGCCTCCAGACTCTGAGTCTCCACAACAACTGTCTATCCAGTCTTCCTGCCCATGCAGCACTCTTTCTACCCAACATCACCTACATGGACCTGTCCAGCAACAA GCTGACTATATTGCCTGCTGAGCTGCTGGACCTTTGGTTTCCTCTGCTTGGACAGCAGGAAAGACCAGTACAAAGAATAATTCTCG GTCTCCATGACAACCCCTGGTTGTGTGACTGCCAGATCTCTATGGTGATGTCCTTAACCATGTCCCTTGGGAGTCCGGTAGTTCTTATGGACCAAATGTTGATGTGCAGCAGGTCTCTGGGTCAGTCAGGGATGCTACTGACCAAGGCAGAGCTATCCCACTGTATGAGGCCCTCAATCCAGCCTGCAGTCACCAGAGTCATCTCTCCACTGGGTAGTAATGTAATCCTCCGCTGTGATGCCACTGGCTACCCAACACCAACCCTGACCTGGATCAAAACCTCAGCATACACTG ATTGTTGCCAGCACCACACCCTTGGTAACTCTGAACAGCTACCCAGGAATATGGAAAGTA ttaTGCAGGAATCTCCTCGAGTGGGGGTACGCTGGTCAATAATCAGCCTGAATGGGTTGTCATACAAGGACGCTGGTGAATATCGTTGCCAGGCACGGAACATGGCAGGAATATCTGAAGCCCCAATTAAACTGAAGGTGGTGGGCGTCACAAGGCTATCCCATCTACCAAAGAAGAAGTTCCAAAAGATTCCACCCAAACCATCACCGAAATACAGGAAAACCAAAATCCAGCTACAATACACAAGTCTTTAG
- the fam241a gene encoding uncharacterized protein FAM241A, with protein MAAVNPSVNDRYIFHRREFEELPSENQRSSLNVTPPVHGARQTALHHQRHPVDGGQTRLQHPSNPRARWPLMEDLTMREPQLDDCDRMGTLFGMLNKCLRGMGFSQMYFGDKIVEPVVIVLFWLLLWFLGIQALGLVGTLCIIIIYIQK; from the exons ATGGCCGCTGTAAATCCTTCTGTAAATGACCGGTATATTTTTCATCGACGTGAATTTGAAGAGCTGCCGTCAGAAAACCAAAGGAGTTCGCTCAACGTTACTCCACCTGTTCACGGTGCAAGGCAGACCGCGCTACACCATCAGCGACACCCG GTTGATGGTGGCCAAACTCGACTTCAACATCCCAGCAACCCCAGGGCCAGATGGCCCCTCATGGAAGACCTAACCATGAGAGAGCCTCAGTTAGATGACTGTGACCGGATGGGGACTCTGTTTGGGATGCTCAACAAGTGTCTGCGAGGGATGGGCTTCAGCCAAATGTACTTTGGGGACAAAATAGTGGAGCCAGTAGTGATTGTCCTCTTCTGGCTGCTGCTCTGGTTCTTGGGTATTCAGGCCCTGGGACTGGTGGGAACTCTGTGCATTATCATCATTTATATCCAGAAGTGA